The region ACGCAGTCGTCGGCGGCGAGATCCACGACGAGGAGCGCGGCATCGGCGTTCCGGATGAGCTCCGGAAGCCACGTCTCCATGTGCTCGGGCGCGATGGGCGGCACGTCCACGAGCTGGATGTTGATGTCCTCGAACGGCATCATCGCCGGGCCCGGCGCCCGCGTCGTGAAGGGGTAGTCGGCGATCTCGGGCTTTGCGTTCGTGGTGGCGGCGACCAGCGAGGACTTCCCGACGTTCGGCGTCCCGAGGACGATGACCTGGGGGACGTCCTCCTTCGGGACGTAGTGGGAGGGCCCCTTCCGGCCCTTCTTCTGCTCCTGCTGCTGGGACTCCTTGAGCTGCGCGAGGCGACGCCGGAGGTCGGCCCAGATGCGGTCCGTGCCCTTGTGCCGAGGGATGACGGCCATCATCTCCTGGATGGCCGCGATCTTGTCCTCGGTCGTCCTGGCCTGGCGGAACCGCTGCTCCGCGGCTTTGTAGTCCGGGGTGAGATTGGCCGGCATGGCTTCCGGTTTCCTCCTGCGCCTCGCGCCGGCGATTCTAGCGCAGGAGGGGAAGGGGCCGCAAGGCGGGGCAGAGGGCCATCAGCGGAGGTGCACGCCTAGGCTGCGCCTCAGGCGGCGCGGCCTTCCTATTGATGCGAAGG is a window of Candidatus Effluviviaceae Genus I sp. DNA encoding:
- a CDS encoding TGS domain-containing protein: MPANLTPDYKAAEQRFRQARTTEDKIAAIQEMMAVIPRHKGTDRIWADLRRRLAQLKESQQQEQKKGRKGPSHYVPKEDVPQVIVLGTPNVGKSSLVAATTNAKPEIADYPFTTRAPGPAMMPFEDINIQLVDVPPIAPEHMETWLPELIRNADAALLVVDLAADDCVDMFEFLRGALAEKGIRISRTHDPAENEVPRNVKPTLIVANKVDSPDAAVNLEFLGEVIAGELDIVPVSALHGQGIEDMKRALFVFLDIIRIYSKIPGKKPDMDKPFIVKRGSTVADVATKIHRDFGDKVKSARVWGSAKFDGQVVDRRHVVQDRDVVEVHVEH